Proteins from one candidate division WOR-3 bacterium genomic window:
- a CDS encoding class I SAM-dependent methyltransferase, with the protein MGKGLRPFEKFAFYYDSFMKELVDYERWVNYTIKIWQREGKAVRSVLDLACGTGIPSLLLAKKGFLVTGLDSSPEMLAVFREKTKDKGLTGSLKIVLGDMKNFSLPDRFDACTSFYDSLNYLLTEEDLRGCFQSVFHSLNEGGIFTFDMNTIFSLEKIWDNQSFWRESKELLTFWRNEYDKGKRISTLYLRCWVKSLNGDFLYDFEEIHRERGYELEEIAEELKAAGFSEIKFYHHLTFRKPSSETARVMAVAIRD; encoded by the coding sequence ATGGGGAAGGGATTGCGCCCTTTTGAAAAATTTGCCTTCTACTATGACAGTTTTATGAAAGAACTGGTTGATTACGAGCGCTGGGTGAATTACACGATAAAAATTTGGCAGAGGGAGGGAAAAGCGGTGAGGAGTGTTTTAGATCTTGCCTGTGGCACCGGTATCCCTTCCCTCCTTTTAGCAAAAAAAGGGTTTTTGGTCACCGGTTTGGATTCTTCTCCGGAGATGTTGGCGGTCTTTCGGGAGAAGACGAAAGATAAGGGATTAACGGGAAGTTTAAAGATAGTGTTGGGGGATATGAAAAATTTCTCTCTGCCAGACCGGTTTGATGCCTGCACCTCTTTTTATGATTCCCTAAACTATCTCCTCACCGAGGAAGATTTGCGGGGATGCTTCCAATCTGTTTTCCACTCCTTAAACGAGGGGGGGATTTTCACCTTTGATATGAATACCATCTTCTCTCTGGAAAAGATTTGGGATAATCAATCCTTCTGGCGGGAGAGTAAAGAACTTTTAACCTTTTGGCGAAACGAATACGATAAGGGAAAAAGGATTTCTACCCTTTACCTCAGATGTTGGGTCAAGAGTTTGAATGGCGACTTCCTTTATGACTTTGAGGAGATTCATCGGGAACGGGGTTACGAATTGGAAGAGATTGCCGAGGAACTAAAAGCAGCTGGTTTCTCCGAAATAAAATTCTATCATCACCTCACTTTTCGAAAGCCTTCTTCTGAGACCGCCCGGGTGATGGCGGTGGCGATAAGAGATTAA
- a CDS encoding prolyl oligopeptidase family serine peptidase, which yields MKQTFLFLAIFFLNSFAQKIHCDSDSDCFYLPKKAKGKSPALIYLSCTGATEKDMREMKKVGDSLGWVLATCHKAKKRRDFWLNDKDITKTYEKLIKNYPVDSSRVFLYGFSAMGVQALLTLFLHPEKFRGVISVCAHSQALPFARWQRLKDKLIYLISREKDWNLSENRYLHKVFQENGLRDTLVITPGEHNIGDIKELLKAAVWLNKNSR from the coding sequence ATGAAGCAAACCTTTTTATTTTTAGCCATCTTCTTTCTCAACTCCTTTGCCCAGAAGATTCACTGCGATTCTGATTCCGATTGCTTCTATCTGCCCAAGAAGGCAAAGGGAAAGTCTCCTGCCTTAATCTATCTTAGTTGCACCGGGGCAACCGAAAAGGATATGAGAGAGATGAAAAAGGTTGGTGATAGCCTCGGTTGGGTTCTCGCTACTTGCCACAAGGCAAAAAAAAGAAGGGACTTTTGGTTAAATGATAAGGATATAACGAAGACCTATGAGAAATTGATAAAAAATTATCCGGTTGATTCCTCCCGGGTCTTCCTCTACGGCTTTTCCGCAATGGGCGTTCAGGCGCTTTTAACTTTATTCCTCCATCCGGAAAAATTTCGGGGGGTTATTTCCGTGTGTGCCCATTCCCAAGCCCTGCCCTTTGCCCGCTGGCAGAGATTAAAAGATAAACTAATCTATCTTATCTCTCGGGAAAAAGATTGGAACCTTTCCGAGAATCGTTATCTCCATAAAGTCTTTCAAGAAAATGGTCTGCGTGATACCTTAGTCATTACCCCGGGGGAACATAACATTGGCGATATTAAAGAACTCTTAAAGGCAGCAGTTTGGCTAAATAAAAATTCCCGTTAA